The Streptomyces kanamyceticus genome window below encodes:
- a CDS encoding class II fumarate hydratase — MTSDASDDRTGEYRTEHDSMGEVRVPAHAKWRAQTQRAVENFPISGQTLERAHIAALAQIKAAAAKVNAGLGVLDKDVADAIADAAAEVADGRWDDHFPVDVFQTGSGTSSNMNTNEVIATLATERLGRDVHPNDHVNASQSSNDVFPSSIHIAATGAVTGDLVPALEHLAAALERKAGEFADVVKSGRTHLMDATPVTLGQEFGGYAAQVRYGVERLRASLPRLAELPLGGTAVGTGINTPPGFSAAVIAEVARATGLPLTEARDHFEAQGARDGIVETSGQLRTIGVGLTKIANDLRWMASGPRTGLAEISLPDLQPGSSIMPGKVNPVLPEAALMVAAQVTGNDATVAAAGAAGNFELNVMLPVIAKNVLESIRLLANVSRLLADRTVDGITANRERAREYAESSPSVVTPLNKYIGYEEAAKVAKKSLAERKTIREVVLEAGYVERGVLSLEQLDEALDVLRMTHP; from the coding sequence ATGACCAGCGACGCCAGCGACGACCGCACCGGCGAGTACCGGACCGAGCACGACTCCATGGGTGAGGTGCGGGTTCCCGCGCACGCCAAGTGGCGTGCGCAGACCCAGCGCGCGGTGGAGAACTTCCCCATCTCGGGGCAGACCCTGGAGCGCGCCCACATCGCCGCGCTCGCGCAGATCAAGGCCGCCGCCGCCAAGGTCAACGCCGGGCTCGGAGTGCTCGACAAGGACGTCGCCGACGCCATCGCCGACGCGGCCGCCGAGGTCGCGGACGGGCGCTGGGACGACCACTTCCCCGTCGACGTCTTCCAGACCGGCTCCGGCACCTCGTCCAACATGAACACCAACGAGGTCATCGCCACGCTCGCCACCGAGCGACTCGGCCGCGACGTGCACCCCAACGACCACGTCAACGCCTCGCAGTCCTCGAACGACGTCTTCCCCTCCTCGATCCACATCGCGGCGACCGGCGCGGTGACCGGGGACCTGGTCCCGGCCCTCGAACACCTCGCCGCCGCCCTGGAGCGCAAGGCCGGGGAATTCGCGGACGTCGTGAAGTCCGGGCGCACGCACCTCATGGACGCCACGCCCGTCACCCTCGGCCAGGAGTTCGGCGGCTACGCGGCGCAGGTGCGGTACGGCGTCGAGCGGCTGCGCGCCTCGCTGCCGCGCCTGGCCGAACTGCCGCTCGGCGGCACGGCCGTGGGCACCGGCATCAACACCCCGCCCGGCTTCTCCGCCGCCGTCATCGCCGAGGTCGCACGCGCGACCGGGCTGCCGCTGACCGAGGCGCGGGACCACTTCGAGGCGCAGGGCGCCCGGGACGGCATCGTCGAGACGAGCGGCCAGCTGCGGACGATCGGCGTCGGCCTGACGAAGATCGCGAACGACCTGCGCTGGATGGCGTCGGGCCCGCGCACCGGCCTCGCCGAGATCAGCCTCCCGGACCTGCAGCCCGGCTCCTCGATCATGCCCGGCAAGGTGAACCCGGTGCTCCCGGAGGCCGCGCTGATGGTCGCCGCGCAGGTCACGGGGAACGACGCGACGGTCGCCGCGGCGGGCGCCGCGGGCAACTTCGAGCTGAACGTCATGCTGCCGGTCATCGCCAAGAACGTCCTGGAGTCGATCCGACTGCTCGCCAACGTGTCGCGCCTGCTCGCCGACCGCACCGTCGACGGGATCACCGCGAACCGGGAGCGGGCGCGGGAGTACGCCGAGTCGTCGCCGTCCGTCGTGACGCCGCTGAACAAGTACATCGGGTACGAGGAGGCGGCGAAGGTGGCCAAGAAGTCCCTCGCGGAGCGGAAGACGATCCGTGAGGTCGTGCTCGAGGCGGGGTACGTCGAGCGGGGCGTGCTCTCCCTTGAACAACTGGACGAGGCGCTGGACGTGTTGCGCATGACGCACCCCTGA
- the fomD gene encoding cytidylyl-2-hydroxypropylphosphonate hydrolase — protein MTDLDGNTTVDGAARWAPGEHILWRYRENAGRRFHICRPVTVVRDSEDLLAVWMAPGTELVKPVIADGTPVHREPLATRYTKPRAVRRDHWSGTGVLKLARPAEPWSVWLFWEPDWTFKNWYVNLEEPRTRWDGGVDSEDHFLDISVRPDHSWRWHDEDEFAQALRVGLMGAEKAADVRAAGRAALDAIDAWGAPFSDGWQHWRPDPSWVVPSLPDDWDRTPAHVSS, from the coding sequence ATGACAGACCTCGACGGGAATACGACGGTGGACGGGGCGGCCAGGTGGGCGCCCGGGGAGCACATTCTGTGGCGGTACCGGGAGAACGCCGGGCGCCGGTTCCACATCTGTCGCCCCGTCACCGTCGTACGAGACAGCGAGGATCTGCTCGCCGTGTGGATGGCGCCGGGCACCGAACTGGTGAAGCCGGTGATCGCCGACGGGACCCCGGTACACCGCGAGCCGCTCGCCACCCGCTACACCAAGCCGCGCGCCGTCCGCAGGGACCACTGGTCGGGCACCGGCGTCCTGAAGCTGGCGCGCCCCGCCGAGCCGTGGTCGGTCTGGCTGTTCTGGGAACCTGACTGGACGTTCAAGAACTGGTACGTGAACCTTGAGGAGCCACGCACTCGTTGGGATGGAGGGGTGGATTCCGAGGATCACTTTCTGGACATCTCCGTGCGCCCCGACCACAGCTGGCGCTGGCACGACGAGGACGAGTTCGCGCAGGCCCTGCGGGTGGGCCTGATGGGCGCGGAAAAGGCCGCTGACGTCCGGGCGGCGGGCCGGGCCGCCCTTGACGCGATCGATGCGTGGGGGGCACCTTTTTCGGACGGCTGGCAGCACTGGCGTCCCGATCCGTCCTGGGTCGTACCGTCCCTGCCGGATGACTGGGACCGTACGCCCGCGCATGTGTCCTCATGA
- a CDS encoding class I SAM-dependent methyltransferase has protein sequence MSEDRRGQAEAFDAIGQHYDDAFPHKEGQLAAGRLLLDALAPGSRILDVGCGTGLPTARQLAGSGHTVLGTDISSGMLELAGKNVPAAEFRLLDIADLSAEGPEGVGTFDAVACFFALLMLPRTEIPGALRRLHSLLRPGGLMELSMVEADLDDSAIPFLGHTIRVSGYLRDELRQVVRDAGFEITGEDTYSYAPASADAPPEHQVFLHCRRG, from the coding sequence GTGAGCGAGGACCGCAGGGGTCAGGCCGAGGCCTTTGACGCCATCGGGCAGCACTACGACGACGCCTTCCCGCACAAGGAGGGCCAGTTGGCCGCGGGGCGCCTGCTGCTCGACGCGCTCGCGCCCGGCTCCCGGATTCTCGACGTGGGCTGCGGAACGGGTCTGCCCACCGCCCGGCAGCTGGCCGGATCGGGTCACACGGTGCTCGGTACGGACATCTCTTCGGGCATGCTCGAACTGGCGGGAAAGAACGTCCCGGCAGCGGAGTTCCGGCTACTGGACATCGCGGACCTCAGCGCCGAAGGGCCCGAAGGGGTCGGCACGTTCGATGCCGTCGCGTGCTTCTTCGCCCTGCTGATGCTGCCGCGCACGGAGATTCCCGGTGCGCTGCGGCGACTGCACTCGCTGCTGCGTCCCGGCGGCCTGATGGAGCTGTCCATGGTCGAGGCCGATCTGGACGACTCGGCAATTCCGTTCCTGGGGCACACGATCCGGGTATCGGGTTACCTGCGGGACGAACTGCGGCAGGTCGTGCGGGACGCGGGCTTCGAGATCACCGGCGAGGACACGTACTCGTACGCCCCCGCGAGCGCCGACGCACCACCGGAACACCAGGTCTTTCTGCACTGCCGACGCGGCTGA
- a CDS encoding SpoIIE family protein phosphatase: MTEHLTPHEGRKAPSGRKAPGAGATAPADPRGALLRSPETPQGGGAALPAQARTGDAPSGAPMTSGDEHSQPSAYSAAEPDPHRPRPEPEGGPALPGPEPQGPPDGEERRTGQPRPPGTGPTAMRRDGDRLRYVGAATRRIARGIDLDEIVMGLCRATVPTFSDAILVYLRDPLPVGDERPTGPLVLRLRRTDRLRSIDGSSEEPDTESGGTGTLPALQVVQPDITDVMSTAELCEVRPGGALAEVLRGVRPVFADSAAARAALPELLGEGRTLPSGQRAILAPLRGRRRVIGAAVFLRRPDRPAFEADDLLVAAQLATHSALGIDKAVLYGREAYIADELQRTMLPETLPRPTGVRLASRYLPAAETARVGGDWYDAIPLPGSRVALVVGDVMGHSMTSAAIMGQLRTTAQTLAGLDLPPQEVLHHLDEQAQRLGSDRMATCLYAVYDPVSHRITIANAGHPPPVLLHLGGRAEVLRVPPGAPIGVGGVDFEAVELDAPAGATLLLYTDGLVESRLRDVWTGIEQLRERLAATAQLTGPDHPPPLEALCDEVLDMLGPGDRDDDIALLAARFDGIAPSDVAYWFLEPEDATPSRARRLARSALVRWGLEDMTDSVELLVSEVVTNAVRYASRPVTLRLLRTDVLRCEVGDDVPQLPRLRQARATDEGGRGLYLVNKMARRWGATRLSTGKVVWFELNRN; the protein is encoded by the coding sequence GTGACGGAGCACCTCACCCCCCACGAGGGTCGCAAGGCACCAAGTGGTCGCAAGGCACCAGGTGCCGGCGCGACCGCCCCCGCGGACCCGCGCGGGGCGCTGCTGCGTTCCCCCGAGACGCCTCAGGGCGGGGGCGCCGCCCTACCGGCACAGGCACGCACGGGCGACGCACCCTCGGGAGCCCCGATGACGTCAGGTGACGAGCACTCTCAGCCCTCCGCGTACTCCGCCGCCGAGCCCGACCCGCACCGGCCGCGCCCCGAGCCCGAGGGCGGCCCCGCGCTGCCGGGTCCTGAGCCGCAGGGCCCGCCGGACGGCGAGGAGCGGCGCACCGGACAGCCGAGGCCGCCGGGCACCGGGCCCACGGCGATGCGGCGCGACGGCGACCGGCTGCGCTACGTCGGCGCGGCCACCCGGCGCATCGCGCGCGGCATCGACCTCGACGAGATCGTGATGGGCCTGTGCCGGGCGACGGTGCCGACGTTCTCCGACGCGATCCTGGTCTACCTGCGCGACCCGCTCCCGGTCGGCGACGAGCGCCCCACCGGACCGCTCGTGCTCCGCCTGCGCCGCACCGACCGCCTCCGCTCCATCGACGGCAGCTCCGAGGAACCGGACACCGAGAGCGGCGGCACGGGCACGCTGCCCGCGCTCCAGGTCGTGCAGCCCGACATCACCGACGTCATGTCCACCGCCGAGCTGTGCGAGGTGCGTCCCGGCGGCGCGCTCGCCGAGGTCCTTCGGGGCGTACGCCCGGTCTTCGCTGACTCGGCGGCGGCCCGCGCGGCGCTGCCCGAGCTGCTCGGCGAGGGGCGCACGCTGCCGTCCGGGCAGCGGGCGATCCTGGCCCCGCTGCGGGGCAGGCGCCGGGTGATCGGCGCCGCGGTGTTCCTGCGCCGCCCTGACCGGCCCGCGTTCGAGGCGGACGACCTGCTGGTCGCCGCCCAGCTGGCCACGCACAGCGCGCTCGGCATCGACAAGGCCGTCCTGTACGGCCGCGAGGCGTACATCGCCGACGAGCTGCAGCGCACGATGCTGCCCGAGACCCTGCCGCGCCCCACCGGCGTGCGGCTCGCCTCGCGCTACCTCCCGGCGGCCGAGACGGCCCGGGTCGGCGGCGACTGGTACGACGCGATCCCGCTGCCCGGCAGCCGGGTCGCCCTGGTCGTGGGCGACGTCATGGGGCACTCCATGACGTCGGCGGCGATCATGGGCCAGCTGCGGACGACCGCGCAGACCCTCGCCGGTCTCGACCTGCCGCCCCAGGAGGTCCTGCACCACCTGGACGAGCAGGCCCAGCGGCTCGGCTCGGACCGCATGGCGACCTGCCTGTACGCGGTCTACGACCCGGTATCGCACCGCATCACCATCGCCAACGCGGGGCACCCGCCGCCCGTCCTGCTGCACCTGGGCGGCCGCGCCGAGGTCCTTCGGGTGCCGCCGGGCGCCCCGATCGGCGTGGGCGGCGTGGACTTCGAGGCGGTGGAGCTCGACGCCCCCGCGGGCGCGACGCTGCTCCTGTACACGGACGGGCTCGTCGAGTCCCGGCTCCGCGACGTGTGGACCGGCATAGAGCAGCTGCGTGAACGCCTCGCCGCCACCGCGCAGTTGACGGGACCCGACCACCCGCCGCCCCTGGAGGCCCTCTGCGACGAGGTGCTCGACATGCTCGGCCCCGGCGACCGGGACGACGACATCGCGCTGCTCGCCGCCCGCTTCGACGGGATCGCGCCCAGCGACGTCGCGTACTGGTTCCTGGAGCCCGAGGACGCGACGCCGTCCCGGGCCCGCCGCCTCGCCCGCAGCGCGCTGGTGCGCTGGGGCCTTGAGGACATGACGGACTCGGTGGAGCTCCTTGTCAGCGAGGTCGTCACCAACGCCGTGCGGTACGCCTCGCGCCCTGTCACGCTGCGGCTCCTCCGTACCGACGTGCTGCGCTGCGAGGTCGGCGACGACGTGCCGCAGCTGCCCAGGCTGCGGCAGGCGCGGGCGACAGACGAGGGCGGGCGCGGCCTGTACCTGGTCAACAAGATGGCGCGGCGGTGGGGCGCCACGCGCCTGAGCACCGGAAAGGTGGTCTGGTTCGAACTGAACCGGAATTAG
- a CDS encoding catalase, whose protein sequence is MTYTTNNAGIPVESDEHSLTVGSTGPILLQDHYLIEKMAQFNRERVPERVVHAKGSGAYGTFEVTNDVSEFTKADLFQPGRRTEMLARFSTVAGEQGSPDTWRDPRGFALKFYTEHGNYDMVGNNTPVFFVRDPIKFQDFIRSQKRTFGSALRDHDMQWDFWTLSPESAHMVTWLMGDRGIPRTYRHMNGYSSHTYMWINGGGAKFWVKYHFKTDQGIEFLAQDEADTLAGTDGDAHRRDLYESIARGEHPSWTLKVQIMPFEDAADYRFNPFDLTKVWPHGDYPLIDVGRMTLDKNPEDYFVHIEQAAFEPSNMVPGIGPSPDKMLLGRLFSYPDTHRYRIGPNYAQLPPNHARSPISSYAKDGPMRHEPANVARPYAPNSYGGPAAAAQQSVDPAGWQVVGEMVREAYALHAEDDDFGQAGTQVRQVLDDAQRERLVGNISGHLLDGVSEPVLDRALQYWRNVDKDLGDRVAAKVGDG, encoded by the coding sequence ATGACCTACACGACGAACAACGCCGGGATCCCGGTCGAGAGCGACGAGCATTCGCTCACCGTCGGCTCGACCGGGCCCATCCTGCTCCAGGACCACTACCTCATCGAGAAGATGGCCCAGTTCAATCGGGAGCGGGTTCCCGAGCGGGTGGTGCACGCCAAGGGTTCCGGAGCGTACGGAACCTTCGAGGTCACCAACGACGTCAGCGAGTTCACCAAGGCCGACCTCTTCCAGCCGGGCAGGCGCACAGAGATGCTGGCGCGCTTCTCGACCGTCGCGGGCGAACAGGGCTCCCCCGACACCTGGCGCGACCCCCGCGGCTTCGCGCTGAAGTTCTATACCGAGCACGGCAATTACGACATGGTCGGCAACAACACACCGGTCTTCTTCGTCCGTGACCCGATCAAGTTCCAGGACTTCATCCGCTCGCAGAAGCGCACGTTCGGCAGCGCGCTGCGCGACCACGACATGCAGTGGGACTTCTGGACCCTCTCGCCCGAGTCGGCGCACATGGTGACGTGGCTGATGGGCGACCGCGGCATCCCCAGGACGTACCGCCACATGAACGGGTACAGCTCGCACACCTACATGTGGATCAACGGCGGCGGCGCGAAGTTCTGGGTGAAGTACCACTTCAAGACGGACCAGGGCATCGAGTTCCTCGCCCAGGACGAGGCCGACACGCTCGCGGGCACCGACGGCGACGCGCACCGCCGCGATCTGTACGAGTCGATCGCGCGTGGCGAGCACCCGAGCTGGACGCTGAAGGTCCAGATCATGCCGTTCGAGGACGCGGCGGACTACCGCTTCAACCCGTTCGACCTGACGAAGGTGTGGCCGCACGGCGACTACCCGCTGATCGACGTCGGCAGGATGACGCTGGACAAGAACCCCGAGGACTACTTCGTCCACATCGAGCAGGCGGCGTTCGAGCCCTCCAACATGGTGCCGGGCATCGGTCCTTCCCCGGACAAGATGCTGCTCGGGCGGCTCTTCTCCTACCCGGACACGCACCGCTACCGGATCGGCCCCAACTACGCGCAGCTGCCGCCCAACCACGCGCGTTCGCCGATCAGTTCGTACGCCAAGGACGGCCCGATGCGCCACGAGCCCGCGAACGTGGCGCGTCCCTACGCCCCCAACTCCTACGGGGGCCCCGCGGCGGCCGCACAGCAGTCCGTCGACCCCGCGGGCTGGCAGGTGGTGGGCGAGATGGTCCGCGAGGCGTACGCACTACACGCCGAGGACGACGACTTCGGCCAGGCGGGCACGCAGGTCAGGCAGGTCCTCGACGACGCCCAGCGCGAGCGTCTGGTGGGCAACATCAGCGGCCATCTGCTCGACGGCGTCTCCGAGCCGGTGCTCGACCGCGCCCTGCAGTACTGGCGCAACGTCGACAAGGACCTCGGCGACCGGGTCGCGGCGAAGGTCGGCGACGGCTGA
- a CDS encoding transglycosylase domain-containing protein → MGRAEARQARQRGARRAARRGRPSGGKRTGIRRFFTWKKILGTFFGFILLGMLGFVILYLVVDIPEGNAAAKKQSNVYRYSNGKVIARTGDVNREIVDLDKVPEAVQKTFVAAENKSFYKDEGIDFKGTARGVLNTVTGKGKQGGSTITQQYVKNYYLSQDQTVSRKLKELVVSLKVDRETSKDDILAGYINTSYYGRGAYGIQAAAQAYYGIDAKKLNVRQGAYLAALLQAPSQYDWAVASPTGKKLVKQRWNYVLDNMVEEDWLDSGERAGMKFPTPEDPKAPPGREGQIGYLVEEAKREVLRDSGLSEAEFEAGGYTVTLNIDPKKQKQLEKAVDAKLNDKIDRKKSKADARVQAGAASVDPKTGKVLAMYGGEDYVKHYTNNATRRDYQSASTFKPLILAAALENGARTQDGNPITASTVYDGTSKRPVKGSDIGFAPPNEDDVNYGPVTVQKAMNKSVNSVFAQMGVDVGMPEVMDMAGKLGMNVKGLPAVPAQTLGSMGASPLEMAGVYATLDNHGKKVTPALVASVEHKDRTVDLPDPIGDQVIKRGTADSLTSVLTGVVDDGTGKAVRNASQDIAGKTGTSDDNKSAWFTGYTPKLVTSVGLFGEGAQGTDEQHKQVSMKGAGGFPRVNGSGFPAEIWAAYTFDAMGAPSEFDLDTSMGAAIAPPVEPTPEKTTEPTDEPTKPDDDPTKKPTTKPTEPTSTPTTPTAPPTTPTPTIKPPTQDPDPSSSVGIPEDPDDSLSGRD, encoded by the coding sequence ATGGGCCGAGCCGAAGCACGACAAGCGCGCCAGCGCGGTGCCCGCAGGGCAGCGCGCCGCGGGCGCCCGTCCGGCGGCAAGCGCACCGGCATACGCCGCTTCTTCACCTGGAAGAAGATCCTCGGGACGTTCTTCGGGTTCATCCTGCTCGGCATGCTCGGTTTCGTGATCCTGTACCTCGTGGTGGACATCCCCGAGGGCAATGCCGCCGCGAAGAAGCAGAGCAACGTCTACCGGTACAGCAACGGCAAGGTCATCGCGCGCACGGGCGACGTGAACCGCGAGATCGTCGACCTGGACAAGGTCCCCGAGGCGGTCCAGAAGACCTTCGTCGCCGCCGAGAACAAGTCCTTCTACAAGGACGAGGGCATCGACTTCAAGGGCACGGCCCGCGGCGTCCTCAACACGGTGACCGGCAAGGGCAAGCAGGGCGGCTCGACGATCACCCAGCAGTACGTGAAGAACTACTACCTCAGCCAGGACCAGACCGTCAGCCGCAAGCTGAAGGAGCTCGTCGTCTCGCTGAAGGTGGACCGCGAGACGAGCAAGGACGACATCCTCGCGGGCTACATCAACACCAGCTACTACGGCCGCGGCGCCTACGGCATCCAGGCCGCCGCCCAGGCCTACTACGGCATCGACGCCAAGAAGCTGAACGTGCGGCAGGGCGCCTATCTCGCCGCCCTGCTCCAGGCGCCCAGCCAGTACGACTGGGCGGTCGCGTCGCCGACCGGCAAGAAGCTGGTCAAGCAGCGCTGGAACTACGTCCTCGACAACATGGTCGAGGAGGACTGGCTGGACTCGGGCGAGCGGGCCGGGATGAAGTTCCCCACGCCCGAGGACCCCAAGGCGCCGCCCGGCCGCGAGGGCCAGATCGGTTACCTGGTGGAGGAGGCCAAGCGCGAGGTGCTGCGCGACAGCGGCCTCAGCGAGGCCGAGTTCGAGGCCGGTGGCTACACGGTCACGCTGAACATCGACCCGAAGAAGCAGAAGCAGCTCGAGAAGGCCGTCGACGCGAAGCTGAACGACAAGATCGACCGCAAGAAGAGCAAGGCGGACGCGCGGGTCCAGGCGGGCGCCGCGTCCGTCGACCCCAAGACGGGCAAGGTCCTCGCCATGTACGGCGGCGAGGACTACGTGAAGCACTACACGAACAACGCCACCCGCCGTGACTACCAGTCGGCCTCCACCTTCAAGCCGCTGATCCTCGCCGCGGCCCTGGAGAACGGCGCGCGGACGCAGGACGGCAACCCGATCACGGCGAGCACCGTCTACGACGGCACCAGCAAGCGCCCGGTCAAGGGCAGCGACATCGGCTTCGCCCCGCCGAACGAGGACGACGTCAACTACGGACCCGTCACCGTCCAGAAGGCGATGAACAAGTCCGTCAACTCCGTCTTCGCGCAGATGGGCGTGGACGTCGGGATGCCCGAGGTCATGGACATGGCGGGCAAGCTCGGCATGAACGTCAAGGGCCTGCCCGCGGTGCCCGCCCAGACCCTCGGCTCCATGGGCGCGAGCCCGCTCGAGATGGCGGGCGTCTACGCCACGCTCGACAACCACGGCAAGAAGGTCACCCCGGCCCTCGTCGCCTCCGTCGAGCACAAGGACCGCACCGTCGACCTGCCGGACCCGATCGGCGACCAGGTCATCAAGCGCGGCACCGCCGACTCGCTCACCTCGGTCCTGACCGGTGTGGTCGACGACGGTACGGGCAAGGCGGTGCGCAACGCCTCGCAGGACATCGCGGGCAAGACCGGTACCTCCGACGACAACAAGTCGGCCTGGTTCACCGGCTACACGCCCAAGCTCGTCACCTCGGTCGGCCTGTTCGGCGAGGGCGCCCAGGGCACCGACGAGCAGCACAAGCAGGTGTCCATGAAGGGCGCGGGCGGCTTCCCGCGCGTCAACGGCTCCGGCTTCCCCGCCGAGATCTGGGCCGCGTACACGTTCGACGCGATGGGCGCGCCCAGCGAGTTCGACCTGGACACGAGCATGGGCGCGGCCATCGCGCCGCCCGTGGAGCCGACGCCCGAGAAGACCACGGAGCCGACGGACGAGCCGACGAAGCCGGACGACGACCCGACGAAGAAGCCGACGACGAAGCCGACCGAGCCGACGTCCACGCCGACGACGCCCACGGCGCCGCCGACGACGCCGACTCCGACGATCAAGCCGCCCACCCAGGATCCGGACCCGTCGAGCTCCGTCGGGATCCCGGAGGATCCGGACGACTCGCTGTCGGGCAGAGACTGA
- a CDS encoding PadR family transcriptional regulator, translating into MSIGHTLLGLLESGPRHGYDLKRAFDERFGHDKPLHYGQVYSTMSRLLKNGLVEVDGIEAGEGPERKRYAITEAGITDVQQWLATPEKPEPYLQSTLYTKVVLALLTGRDAGELLDVQRAEHLRLMRILTDRKRKGDLADQLICDHALFHLEADLRWLELATARLGKLAQEVRSA; encoded by the coding sequence ATGTCCATTGGCCACACCCTTCTGGGACTCCTCGAGTCGGGCCCCCGGCACGGCTACGACCTCAAACGCGCGTTCGACGAGCGGTTCGGGCACGACAAGCCCCTGCACTACGGGCAGGTCTACTCGACCATGTCCCGGCTGCTGAAGAACGGCCTCGTCGAGGTCGACGGCATAGAGGCGGGCGAGGGCCCGGAGCGCAAGCGGTACGCGATCACCGAGGCCGGCATCACCGACGTCCAGCAGTGGCTGGCCACGCCGGAGAAGCCGGAGCCCTACCTCCAGTCGACCCTCTACACCAAGGTCGTCCTGGCCCTGCTCACCGGCCGCGACGCGGGCGAGCTCCTCGACGTGCAGCGCGCCGAACACCTGCGCCTGATGCGCATACTCACCGATCGCAAGCGCAAGGGCGATCTCGCCGATCAGCTCATCTGCGACCACGCGCTCTTCCATCTCGAAGCCGATCTGCGCTGGCTGGAACTGGCCACCGCGCGGCTCGGCAAGCTCGCCCAGGAGGTGCGCTCCGCATGA
- a CDS encoding ABC transporter ATP-binding protein, which translates to MTPAGSLLVADGLRKVYGPTTALDGADFSIHPGEVVAVMGPSGSGKSTLLHCLAGIVRPDSGSITYGGRELTGMSDTQLSALRRSEFGFVFQFGQLVPELTCVENVALPLRMNGVKRKEAEATALAWMDRLDVAEVRDKRPGEVSGGQGQRVAVARSLAPSPRVIFADEPTGALDSLNGERVMEMLTDAARSTNAAVVLVTHETRVAAYSDREIVVRDGKSRDMERAS; encoded by the coding sequence ATGACCCCCGCAGGTTCTCTCCTCGTGGCCGACGGACTCCGCAAGGTCTACGGCCCCACGACCGCGCTCGACGGCGCCGACTTCTCCATCCACCCCGGCGAGGTCGTCGCCGTCATGGGCCCCTCCGGCTCCGGCAAGTCGACGCTGCTGCACTGCCTGGCAGGGATCGTGCGGCCCGACTCGGGCTCCATCACGTACGGCGGCCGTGAGCTGACCGGCATGTCCGACACCCAGCTCAGCGCCCTGCGCCGCAGCGAGTTCGGCTTCGTCTTCCAGTTCGGCCAGCTGGTCCCCGAGCTGACCTGCGTGGAGAACGTCGCGCTTCCGCTGCGGATGAACGGCGTGAAGCGCAAGGAGGCCGAGGCCACCGCGCTGGCCTGGATGGACCGGCTCGACGTCGCCGAGGTGCGCGACAAGCGGCCCGGCGAGGTCTCCGGCGGCCAGGGCCAGCGCGTCGCCGTGGCCCGCTCCCTCGCCCCGAGCCCGCGCGTGATCTTCGCCGACGAGCCGACCGGCGCGCTCGACTCCCTCAACGGCGAGCGCGTCATGGAGATGCTCACGGACGCCGCCCGCTCCACCAACGCCGCCGTCGTCCTGGTCACCCACGAGACCCGCGTCGCCGCGTACTCGGACCGCGAGATCGTCGTGCGGGACGGCAAGTCCCGCGACATGGAGCGGGCCTCATGA